The following are encoded together in the Zingiber officinale cultivar Zhangliang chromosome 8A, Zo_v1.1, whole genome shotgun sequence genome:
- the LOC122011638 gene encoding auxin-responsive protein IAA25-like isoform X2 — protein MRSTMKSSIQFKLDHPPRQEEGSLKFELLPSQADLSLANHGLELSLGITSSTTASGTTTTSSKATCKTWAIAPLPETLLHNGFIHPWSLAARQHKAVLEQLAYQKHDRTTTSSPPSSSSSSLLPRVDGSLLLPVVGWPPVKAHRKNNVDTLSLWKFDHEMKESKSDPKRLKLKEMNDKAQSVFVKVKMEGYSVGRKVNIKAHDGYRSLLRALSKLFHNFLSVNYSKKLEEQSEQDFSDDFILLYEDNEGDQMLVGDIPWELFITSVKKLFIVQNSNKAVHAGEPKEPT, from the exons ATGAGATCTACCATGAAGTCTAGTATCCAATTCAAACTTGATCACCCTCCGAGGCAAGAGGAGGGAAGCTTAAAATTTGAACTTCTCCCTTCTCAAGCCGATCTCTCATTGGCAAACCATGGCCTCGAACTCAGCCTAGGCATCACTAGTTCTACTACTGCTTCAGGCACAACTACAACCAGCAGCAAAGCTACTTGCAAGACATGGGCGATCGCCCCGTTACCTGAAACACTACTCCACAATGGATTCATTCATCCATGGAGCCTCGCCGCTCGCCAACACAAGGCAGTCTTGGAGCAATTAGCCTACCAAAAGCACGACCGCACTACGACCAGTTCTCCACCCTCTTCGTCGTCGTCTTCCCTCTTACCAAG GGTTGATGGATCATTGTTGCTTCCGGTTGTCGGTTGGCCGCCGGTAAAAGCTCATCGAAAGAACAATGTAGACACTCTAAGCCTGTGGAAGTTTGATCATGAGATGAAAGAAAGCAAAAGTGACCCGAAAAGACTGAAGTTGAAGGAGATGAATGACAAGGCTCAATCAGTGTTTGTGAAAGTGAAGATGGAAGGATACAGTGTCGGTCGAAAGGTCAACATTAAGGCTCACGATGGCTATCGATCGCTTTTGCGTGCCCTCAGTAAATTGTTTCATAACTTCCTCTCTG TCAATTATTCAAAAAAGTTAGAGGAGCAAAGTGAACAGGATTTCAGTGATGACTTCATTCTTCTCTACGAGGATAATGAGGGGGATCAGATGCTTGTTGGTGATATCCCTTGGGA gTTGTTTATCACTTCAGTTAAAAAACTTTTTATTGTTCAAAATTCAAACAAGGCAGTTCATGCAG GAGAGCCAAAGGAACCCACTTGA
- the LOC122010695 gene encoding uncharacterized protein LOC122010695 translates to MVECYPKAKSFFGVVQRIYTLFSSSTKRWKIFKDKVSGLTVKPLSHTHWESHAKSVKAIKEQIVHIRDALLDLAEVAEDSKTKSDVETLALYDLESFEFLLGIVIWYNLLQAINTVSKFIQSEDMDIDIAINLLQGLDQFLDKFREEGFASSMNEAKQMASEMGIEPKFREKHIIRRKKQFDESGNNNVTRLGEESFRVEYFLFIIDQARSSLQVLFEQFKQYQEIFGFLLNLEKLKSEPLTSLMKSCMKLQQFLSHDGRSDINGDELRSELMVVRCYLTNEKRALDMLQCLAKLNVLFPNTCIAYKILLTIPITIASVERSFSKLKLIKNYLRSTMSQDRLNELANSNVID, encoded by the coding sequence ATGGTGGAATGCTATCCTAAAGCCAAGTCATTCTTTGGAGTGGTGCAACGCATCTACACATTGTTTTCTTCCTCTACAAAGAGATggaaaatttttaaagataaggTGTCTGGTTTGACTGTTAAGCCATTGTCACATACCCATTGGGAAAGTCATGCTAAAAGTGTGAAAGCCATAAAAGAGCAAATTGTACATATAAGAGATGCTTTACTTGATTTGGCAGAAGTTGCTGAAGATTCTAAAACAAAGAGTGATGTTGAGACCTTAGCCCTATATGATCTTGAGAGTTTTGAGTTCTTGCTTGGAATAGTAATCTGGTATAACTTGTTACAAGCAATAAATACCGTGAGCAAGTTTATTCAATCTGAAGATATGGATATTGATATTGCGATCAATCTATTACAAGGGCTTGATCAATTTCTTgataagtttagagaagaagggTTTGCTAGTTCCATGAATGAAGCTAAACAAATGGCAAGTGAAATGGGGATTGAACCTAAATTTCGAGAAAAACACATCATTCGAAGAAAGAAACAATTTGATGAAAGTGGCAATAATAATGTGACACGATTAGGTGAAGAGTCTTTTAGagttgaatattttttatttataattgatCAAGCTCGATCTTCTCTTCAAGTTCTATTTGAACAATTTAAACAATATCAagagatttttgggtttttattgaATTTGGAAAAGTTAAAGAGTGAGCCTTTAACTAGCTTGATGAAGTCTTGTATGAAGCTTCAACAATTTTTGAGTCACGATGGACGTTCAGACATTAATGGTGATGAGTTGCGTTCAGAGTTGATGGTCGTGAGATGTTATTTAACAAATGAAAAAagagcacttgatatgctacaATGTCTAGCAAAACTAAATGTTTTATTCCCAAACACTTGCATTGCCTATAAGATTTTGTTAACCATACCAATAACAATTGCATCGGTAGAAAGAAGTTTCTCGAAGTTGAAGTTAATCAAGAATTATCTTCGATCAACAATGTCACAAGATAGACTGAATGAGCTAGCAAATAGCAATGTTATCGATTGA
- the LOC122011638 gene encoding auxin-responsive protein IAA25-like isoform X1, translating into MRSTMKSSIQFKLDHPPRQEEGSLKFELLPSQADLSLANHGLELSLGITSSTTASGTTTTSSKATCKTWAIAPLPETLLHNGFIHPWSLAARQHKAVLEQLAYQKHDRTTTSSPPSSSSSSLLPRVDGSLLLPVVGWPPVKAHRKNNVDTLSLWKFDHEMKESKSDPKRLKLKEMNDKAQSVFVKVKMEGYSVGRKVNIKAHDGYRSLLRALSKLFHNFLSVNYSKKLEEQSEQDFSDDFILLYEDNEGDQMLVGDIPWELFITSVKKLFIVQNSNKAVHAGVYRTLKIAVTVMYG; encoded by the exons ATGAGATCTACCATGAAGTCTAGTATCCAATTCAAACTTGATCACCCTCCGAGGCAAGAGGAGGGAAGCTTAAAATTTGAACTTCTCCCTTCTCAAGCCGATCTCTCATTGGCAAACCATGGCCTCGAACTCAGCCTAGGCATCACTAGTTCTACTACTGCTTCAGGCACAACTACAACCAGCAGCAAAGCTACTTGCAAGACATGGGCGATCGCCCCGTTACCTGAAACACTACTCCACAATGGATTCATTCATCCATGGAGCCTCGCCGCTCGCCAACACAAGGCAGTCTTGGAGCAATTAGCCTACCAAAAGCACGACCGCACTACGACCAGTTCTCCACCCTCTTCGTCGTCGTCTTCCCTCTTACCAAG GGTTGATGGATCATTGTTGCTTCCGGTTGTCGGTTGGCCGCCGGTAAAAGCTCATCGAAAGAACAATGTAGACACTCTAAGCCTGTGGAAGTTTGATCATGAGATGAAAGAAAGCAAAAGTGACCCGAAAAGACTGAAGTTGAAGGAGATGAATGACAAGGCTCAATCAGTGTTTGTGAAAGTGAAGATGGAAGGATACAGTGTCGGTCGAAAGGTCAACATTAAGGCTCACGATGGCTATCGATCGCTTTTGCGTGCCCTCAGTAAATTGTTTCATAACTTCCTCTCTG TCAATTATTCAAAAAAGTTAGAGGAGCAAAGTGAACAGGATTTCAGTGATGACTTCATTCTTCTCTACGAGGATAATGAGGGGGATCAGATGCTTGTTGGTGATATCCCTTGGGA gTTGTTTATCACTTCAGTTAAAAAACTTTTTATTGTTCAAAATTCAAACAAGGCAGTTCATGCAGGTGTATATCGAACTTTAAAGATTGCAGTTACAGTAATGTATGGATGA
- the LOC122008526 gene encoding far upstream element-binding protein 1-like, producing the protein MADSEVQLAVDQAAAEEVMSSPGVKVDGSSGAADETVTVGESHKRKIEDPEFRDVGEETPLKKQEVATDFPALASADDPRSGEGDIPEADVVQTDDTENDNHKVEVSEAAEVKTDNQMQREDAEVNDAVASDTGKELQELETKPEENGKVLPEENVESVDAPSADAVITTRKIEVPNNKVGVLIGKSGETIRYLQYNSGAKIQITRDAEADPSSNCRPVELIGSLDSVNRAEKLVKDVIAEAEAGGSPSLVARGFGTLQSGGEQFEITVPNEKVGIIIGKGGETIKNLQTRSGARIQLIPQHLPEGDASKERIVRVTGDQRQIESAKQMIKEVMNQAPRPSPLSGYNQQSYRHRGSNSQPHWGARANSPAQPAGFEYQQQGTYPPPQSVQYPQPYGGYSQQFAPQGGFSNNAGWDQRSSASAHNAPSSGYDYHGHSGFPSRTQTLMANQMSGPSPAPMNYGQSQPPNYGHSAPYGHPTPTQQNYGQGYNDPRYDTQAPGQQFYNQQTMGSQSNIYGQGTAPQSGYSQQPSYNKQAYGAPQEGPTYGMPPRGNQLGDPTYQGHAPSYGSAPQQYPYGSNAASQSVPAYNQTYGPVSGAVDGYAQTTSATFGQAPGYPQPTASQPSGYGQYPTPQPGYSDPAAGNTNYGYHGGSAEAAYSSNAPASGYGAPPDAGSQPGYAQQPANPPGYQYDSTAPYAHH; encoded by the exons ATGGCGGATTCCGAAGTGCAGTTGGCTGTTGATCAGGCCGCCGCAGAAGAAGTCATGTCTTCGCCAGGAGTGAAAGTCGACGGATCCAGCGGCGCAGCCGACGAGACCGTAACTGTCGGCGAAAGCCACAAGCGGAAAATTGAGGATCCGGAGTTCCGTGACGTCGGTGAAGAGACGCCACTCAAGAAGCAAGAAGTCGCAACCGATTTCCCCGCCCTAGCTTCCGCCGACGACCCTAGATCGGGCGAGGGAGATATCCCCGAAG CGGATGTCGTACAAACGGACGACACAGAAAATGACAACCATAAGGTAGAGGTGTCTGAGGCCGCTGAAGTGAAAACCGATAACCAGATGCAACGTGAAGATGCAGAAGTCAATG ATGCCGTTGCTTCTGACACTGGCAAAGAGTTACAAGAATTGGAAACTAAACCAGAAGAAAATGGTAAGGTTCTGCCTGAAGAAAATGTTGAGAGTGTCGATGCACCTTCAGCAGATGCAGTCATAACAACTCGTAAAATTGAAGTGCCTAACAATAAG GTTGGTGTTCTTATTGGGAAATCTGGTGAGACAATAAGATACCTGCAGTACAACTCAGGTGCTAAAATTCAGATAACAAGAGATGCTGAAGCTGATCCAAGCTCTAATTGTCGGCCAGTGGAACTAATTGGGTCTCTGGACAGCGTTAACAGGGCTGAGAAACTCGTAAAGGATGTCATTGCTGAG GCTGAGGCTGGTGGTTCACCATCCCTTGTGGCCAGAGGTTTTGGTACTTTACAATCTGGTGGAGAACAGTTTGAAATTACAGTGCCAAATGAGAAG GTAGGTATAATCATAGGCAAGGGTGGTGAGACTATTAAAAATCTACAAACTAGATCTGGTGCTCGAATACAG TTAATTCCACAACATCTACCTGAGGGTGATGCATCAAAGGAAAGAATTGTTCGTGTAACTGGAGACCAAAGACAAATTGAATCTGCCAAACAAATGATCAAGGAAGTAATGAATCAG GCACCTAGACCATCACCTCTATCAGGTTACAACCAACAAAGTTATCGTCATCGCGGTTCAAATTCTCAGCCCCATTGGGGAGCTCGGGCAAATTCTCCAGCACAACCTGCAGGCTTTGAGTACCAGCAACAAGGTACATACCCACCACCACAGTCAGTTCAGTACCCTCAACCTTATGGTGGCTACTCGCAGCAGTTTGCTCCACAAGGTGGCTTTAGCAATAATGCTGGTTGGGACCAGAGATCATCAGCCTCTGCTCATAATGCTCCAAGTAGCGGATATGATTATCATGGCCACAGTGGTTTTCCTTCAAGAACACAAACACTGATGGCCAATCAGATGTCTGGGCCATCTCCTGCACCTATGAACTATGGGCAGTCTCAACCTCCAAATTATGGGCATTCTGCTCCCTATGGACATCCAACTCCTACACAACAAAACTATGGTCAAGGATATAATGACCCCCGATATGATACTCAAGCACCAGGTCAGCAATTTTATAACCAGCAGACTATGGGATCTCAATCAAATATCTATGGCCAAGGAACTGCTCCCCAGTCTGGTTACAGCCAACAACCATCATATAACAAGCAAGCTTATGGTGCACCTCAGGAGGGACCTACTTATGGCATGCCACCACGAGGAAACCAACTTGGAGATCCAACTTATCAGGGTCATGCGCCATCATATGGATCTGCTCCTCAGCAATATCCTTATGGATCCAATGCAGCTTCTCAATCAGTGCCTGCTTACAATCAGACTTATGGACCTGTATCTGGTGCTGTAGATGGGTATGCTCAGACAACATCGGCAACTTTTGGACAAGCACCGGGATACCCTCAACCAACAGCCTCACAACCTTCTGGTTATGGACAGTACCCCACACCCCAACCAGGTTACAGCGACCCTGCTGCAGGTAATACTAATTATGGGTATCATGGTGGTTCTGCAGAAGCAGCTTACAGCAGTAACGCCCCAGCTTCAGGTTATGGTGCTCCACCAGATGCAGGCAGCCAGCCAGGTTACGCTCAGCAGCCAGCAAATCCACCTGGGTATCAGTACGATTCTACTGCTCCATATGCTCATCACTGA
- the LOC122008527 gene encoding zinc-finger homeodomain protein 3-like, whose translation MESLASLSVFSSRRAQGMELSGHGGDMAIPISSVHDSPPLHHHHHHHQVLSNGPPPPPPPPPLLVLPVASGGTEEQQQCGGRKAAAKYRECLKNHAASIGGNATDGCGEFMPSGEEGSMEALKCSACGCHRNFHRKEAEGEEQLPSPLEYLRPLSQLRGSDARKAAVGSAPRLLLPGPNHYHHLLPRVAGPHGMIMPLQQQQQQTSESEEMEVARPAALMMKKRFRTKFTAEQKEKMLGFAEKAGWRLQKQEDSVVQQFCQEIGVKRRVLKVWMHNNKHNLAKKHPPPPHLSPL comes from the exons ATGGAAAGCCTAGCTAGTCTCTCTGTCTTCTCCTCAA GAAGAGCACAAGGAATGGAGCTTTCTGGGCATGGAGGGGACATGGCGATCCCAATAAGCAGCGTCCATGACAGTCCTCCCctgcaccaccaccaccaccatcatCAAGTACTCTCCAatggtcctcctcctcctcctccgcctcctccACTGCTAGTGCTGCCCGTTGCCAGTGGCGGCACAGAGGAGCAACAGCAGTGCGGCGGTAGGAAAGCGGCGGCCAAGTACAGGGAGTGCCTGAAGAACCACGCGGCGTCCATCGGCGGGAACGCGACCGACGGGTGCGGCGAGTTCATGCCCAGCGGGGAGGAGGGCAGCATGGAGGCGCTCAAGTGCTCCGCCTGCGGCTGCCACAGGAACTTCCACAGGAAGGAGGCGGAGGGCGAAGAGCAGCTGCCTTCTCCGCTGGAGTACCTCCGCCCGCTCAGCCAGCTCAGGGGGAGCGACGCCAGGAAGGCGGCGGTCGGGTCTGCCCCCCGCCTCCTCCTCCCCGGCCCCAACCACTACCACCACCTCCTCCCGCGGGTGGCCGGCCCGCACGGCATGATCATGCctctgcagcagcagcagcagcagacgTCAGAGTCGGAGGAGATGGAGGTGGCGCGGCCGGCGGCGCTGATGATGAAGAAGAGGTTCAGGACCAAGTTCACGGCGGAGCAGAAGGAGAAGATGCTGGGATTCGCGGAGAAGGCAGGGTGGAGGCTGCAGAAGCAGGAGGACAGCGTGGTTCAGCAGTTCTGCCAGGAGATCGGCGTCAAGAGGAGGGTGCTCAAGGTGTGGATGCACAACAACAAGCATAACTTGGCCAAGAAACATCCTCCGCCTCCTCATCTCTCGCCACTCTGA